From one Suicoccus acidiformans genomic stretch:
- the folK gene encoding 2-amino-4-hydroxy-6-hydroxymethyldihydropteridine diphosphokinase: protein MDHINIDQLIIFANHGLFSQEKDLGQKFALDIDLCVNTQAAAFSKDLAQSVDYGALIQAIKQRFTETTYDLIESVAEDIAQYILRHYTLVASVRLRLHKPWAPVMTAVESIYIDIERRRNRAFLGLGSNLGDSENLLDNAIQELSKAPHTEVKKQSSLYQTKAWGLEDQPDFLNCVVEVETFLEAENLLNFVQTIENNLGRTREVKWGPRSIDIDILFYNDAIIYQEDLFIPHPYIEERAFIIEPMKEIAPFWIHPVSGKQMRQLSITDEEVTRL, encoded by the coding sequence ATGGACCACATCAACATTGACCAACTCATAATCTTTGCCAATCACGGCCTCTTCTCTCAGGAAAAAGACCTGGGGCAAAAATTTGCCTTGGATATTGACTTATGCGTCAATACACAAGCTGCCGCTTTCTCTAAAGACTTGGCTCAATCCGTAGATTATGGCGCCCTTATCCAAGCAATCAAGCAACGCTTCACCGAGACAACTTACGATCTCATTGAAAGCGTCGCCGAGGACATAGCGCAGTATATTTTAAGGCACTATACTCTCGTTGCATCTGTTCGCTTGCGCCTTCATAAGCCATGGGCCCCAGTGATGACAGCCGTTGAGAGTATTTACATAGACATCGAACGCAGACGTAATCGTGCCTTCCTCGGTCTAGGTTCCAATCTAGGCGATAGCGAAAATCTCCTCGACAACGCAATCCAAGAATTAAGCAAAGCCCCTCATACCGAAGTTAAAAAACAGTCGTCTCTGTACCAAACCAAAGCCTGGGGACTTGAAGATCAACCCGATTTCCTCAATTGTGTGGTGGAAGTTGAGACTTTCCTGGAAGCAGAGAATTTACTGAACTTTGTCCAGACCATCGAAAATAATCTAGGACGAACCCGGGAGGTTAAGTGGGGTCCGCGTTCAATCGATATAGATATTCTCTTCTATAATGATGCAATTATTTACCAAGAGGACCTATTTATACCCCATCCCTATATCGAAGAACGTGCTTTTATAATCGAACCCATGAAGGAAATCGCACCCTTCTGGATTCATCCAGTTTCAGGCAAGCAAATGCGTCAGTTATCAATAACTGATGAAGAGGTCACTCGACTGTAG
- a CDS encoding Rpn family recombination-promoting nuclease/putative transposase, which produces MYLPTNDFLFKKTFSASGQEALAKALIESILGREFLDVQLANPYTIEAYKAKGKPETTEVDFLAQDIEGRYVTIEMQVHREPYFLERIHYYAGGVYRKNYGREKEQIVPHNRYSSLRQVYSINILDFDLFARDDKEGIRTFVYRDLENAEVLSDIQPYNGIELTFVSLRNYNISEDERFKHWWSFFRLKPPAEDAPDIVLQAYAEVDEANLTEEERKMADLVQRYQHDFEAAVGTAMYEGEKIGEEKGLKKGLKKGLEKGIKQGIKQGERNKVHEIVSTMFKNGVSIEVIAQYTNMTVAEVEKALQVSEFKDLD; this is translated from the coding sequence ATGTACCTACCAACCAATGATTTCTTGTTTAAGAAGACGTTCTCAGCTAGTGGTCAAGAAGCCCTAGCGAAGGCGTTAATTGAATCGATCTTAGGACGGGAATTCCTTGATGTCCAGTTGGCGAATCCCTACACGATTGAAGCTTATAAGGCTAAGGGGAAACCTGAGACGACCGAGGTAGATTTTCTGGCTCAGGATATAGAGGGCCGGTATGTCACGATTGAAATGCAAGTGCACCGTGAACCGTATTTCCTAGAGCGGATTCATTATTATGCTGGGGGCGTGTATCGGAAGAACTACGGTAGAGAAAAGGAACAGATTGTTCCCCATAATAGGTATTCTAGTTTGAGGCAAGTGTATAGTATTAATATTCTGGATTTTGACTTATTTGCACGGGACGATAAGGAAGGCATTCGGACTTTTGTGTACCGGGATCTTGAGAATGCGGAAGTATTGTCAGATATTCAACCGTATAATGGGATTGAGTTGACCTTTGTGAGTTTGAGGAATTATAATATTAGTGAAGACGAACGATTCAAGCATTGGTGGAGTTTCTTTAGATTAAAACCACCGGCTGAAGATGCACCAGATATTGTGTTACAAGCCTATGCAGAAGTAGATGAAGCTAATTTGACAGAGGAGGAACGTAAGATGGCAGATTTAGTGCAAAGATACCAACATGATTTCGAGGCAGCGGTGGGAACAGCGATGTATGAAGGTGAAAAGATAGGCGAGGAGAAAGGCTTAAAGAAAGGCTTAAAGAAAGGTTTGGAGAAAGGTATAAAGCAAGGTATAAAGCAAGGTGAACGGAATAAAGTTCATGAAATAGTTTCGACAATGTTTAAGAACGGTGTAAGTATTGAGGTGATCGCTCAATATACAAATATGACTGTAGCCGAAGTAGAAAAGGCTCTTCAAGTGTCGGAATTTAAAGATCTTGATTAG
- a CDS encoding bifunctional folylpolyglutamate synthase/dihydrofolate synthase, giving the protein MREEYLGVQWLRQYHSSEPRLGLERVEALLELVDNPHLKLPVIHIAGTNGKGSTVAHLAKLLEAYGQRVGIFSSPYIQAYEEQFLINFESIPTDTLQAYISKYQQLFAKESDNQAIQGITEFELLTVLAYDYFADEAVDYVIMETGLGGLLDSTNVCRPVLTGITTIGLDHTAILGDTLEEIAQQKAGIIKADTPLVTGRIEQAAYEVIVAQAAQKQAPLYGLDEAYHVAPIGQASAFGQAFVYQSARIPASNFTTPLLGLHQADNAGMAIRLFEVLAEANHWLYNDERIQEALSQTWWPGRMEEISKGPRIIIDGAHNPHALARLKENLASLGAADSIDILFACINTKALEDMLALLHDMPYRTLNITTFAHEHAFSLEELSEVKGEEDILIEDWRTFVDTYLQEASPKSTLLITGSLYFISQVRKHVLK; this is encoded by the coding sequence ATGCGCGAGGAATATCTAGGAGTTCAGTGGTTAAGGCAGTATCACTCCAGTGAGCCACGCCTTGGTTTGGAACGGGTTGAAGCGCTCTTGGAGCTGGTTGATAACCCTCATTTAAAGCTTCCGGTCATTCATATTGCTGGTACGAACGGGAAAGGTTCAACCGTTGCCCATTTGGCTAAATTATTAGAGGCCTATGGCCAACGTGTCGGTATTTTCTCGTCACCCTATATTCAAGCTTATGAGGAACAGTTTCTTATTAATTTCGAGTCGATTCCAACCGATACCTTACAGGCTTATATCTCGAAATACCAGCAGCTTTTTGCAAAAGAAAGTGATAATCAAGCCATTCAGGGAATTACGGAATTTGAACTGCTTACAGTGCTTGCTTATGATTATTTTGCGGATGAGGCGGTTGATTATGTCATTATGGAGACAGGCTTGGGTGGCTTGTTGGATTCAACCAATGTTTGTCGGCCTGTACTGACAGGGATTACGACGATTGGCTTGGATCATACCGCTATTTTAGGTGACACCCTTGAAGAAATCGCCCAGCAAAAGGCGGGTATCATTAAAGCGGATACGCCACTTGTCACTGGGAGAATTGAGCAAGCTGCCTACGAAGTAATTGTAGCCCAAGCAGCGCAAAAGCAGGCCCCTCTTTATGGGCTAGATGAAGCTTATCATGTCGCGCCAATAGGGCAAGCTTCTGCATTTGGGCAGGCTTTTGTCTATCAGAGTGCGCGAATCCCTGCAAGCAATTTCACTACGCCTTTATTAGGCCTACATCAAGCTGACAATGCCGGCATGGCTATTCGCTTATTCGAAGTGTTAGCTGAAGCCAACCATTGGCTTTATAACGATGAGCGCATTCAAGAAGCGCTTAGTCAAACTTGGTGGCCAGGACGTATGGAAGAGATTTCAAAGGGACCAAGGATTATCATTGATGGGGCGCACAATCCTCATGCCTTAGCCCGCCTAAAGGAAAACCTAGCTTCGCTAGGGGCAGCCGATTCGATTGACATCTTATTTGCCTGTATCAATACGAAAGCCTTAGAAGATATGCTTGCATTGCTGCATGACATGCCTTATCGAACATTGAATATTACGACTTTTGCCCATGAACACGCCTTCTCGTTGGAGGAGTTGAGCGAGGTCAAAGGTGAAGAAGATATTCTCATAGAAGATTGGCGCACCTTTGTAGATACCTATTTACAAGAAGCATCTCCAAAAAGCACGCTTTTGATAACAGGTTCGCTTTACTTTATTAGTCAAGTGAGAAAGCATGTGTTGAAGTAG